TATTGATGCTAAAACGGCGGAACATGCCAGTCGTATGAACGCCATGCGAAGTGCAACGGATAATGCCCACGAAATGATTGCGGATTTAAAACAACAATATAATCAAGAACGACAAATAAAAGTAACCGATGAAATCATCGAAATCATTAATGGTGCAAATGCACTAAATAACAAACAGGAAGAAGGTAATAGATGATGCGAATGGGACAAATATCACAAGTAATTGGACCCGTTGTTGATGTGACGTTCCCAATCGAGGGCGGCGTTCCTGATATTCATCATGCCTTAGTCGTCCAAAAAACGGCTGAAACGAATTCAGAAAAACTAGATTTAGAAAACCCTCAATATGAAACCGTCACGCTTGAAGTCGCTTTAGACCTTGGTGAAGGGGTTGTTCGAACGATTGCTATGGAATCAACAGATGGTTTAGCCAGAGGAATGGTTGTTGTCGATAAAGGTGAAGCAATCTCTGTTCCCGTTGGTGAACAAACATTAGGTCGTGTTTTCAACGTGTTAGGTGATTCAATTGATGATAAACCAGCCTTGGAAGACAATGCGACTGAACGTTGGGGAATTCACCGGAATCCACCGACCTATGAAAATTTGAGTAGCAATTTTGAAATCTTAGAAACGGGCATTAAAGTCATCGACTTATTAGCTCCTTATTTAAAAGGGGGTAAAATTGGCCTTTTCGGTGGTGCCGGTGTTGGTAAAACGGTTCTTATTCAAGAGTTGATTCATAATATTGCTGAACAACTTGGAGGTATTTCGGTCTTTGCCGGGGTCGGAGAACGGACCCGTGAAGGTAATGACTTAGTCTTTGAAATGCGTGAATCCGGCGTTAGTAAAAGAACGGCCATGGTTTTCGGTCAAATGAATGAACCGCCAGGCGCTAGAATGCGAGTTGTTTTGTCTGGTTTAACCATGGCAGAATATTTCCGTGATGTCTTAAAACAAGATGTTCTGTTATTCATCGATAACATTTACCGTTTCACCCAAGCCGGTTCAGAAGTTTCAGCCTTACTAGGCAGAATGCCATCAGCCGTTGGCTATCAACCAACCTTAGCTAGTGAAATGGGATCCATGCAAGAACGGATTACGTCTACTAAGGATGGTTCTATTACATCCATTCAAGCGGTATATGTGCCAGCCGACGACTATACTGACCCAGCGCCAGCAACAACCTTTGCGCATTTAGATGCAACAACGAATTTGGAACGTCGCATTGCAGAACAAGGGATTTACCCAGCGGTGGATCCATTAGCGTCATCTTCTTCAGCTTTAAGTGAAGAAATTGTTGGGGCTCGCCACTATAAAATTGCCCGTGATGTCCAATTAATTTTGCAACGTTACCGTGAATTGCAAGATATTATTGCGATTTTAGGGATTGATGAATTGAGTGATGATGAAAAACGGATTGTTAAACGTGCCCGTCGGATTCAATTTTTCTTATCTCAAAACTTCCATGTTGCCGAAGCCTTCACAGGTGTTCAAGGATCATTTGTCACTATTGAAGAAACGTTATCAGGCTTTGAAGGAATTGTAGAAGGTAAATACGACCACCTACCAGAAGAAGCCTTCCGTAATGTCGGATCGATTGATATGGTTATTGAAAAAGCCAAGCAATTAGGTACTGATAATCTTGACGATAGTATCTAAGACGTCAGAGGAAGGAAGTTAGCCTAATGGAAAATCAACCAACGTCTTACATTCAAGTAGTTGTCTATTCTCCAGAAGGAGAAATCTATAACCACCGGTCAAAAAGCTGTAATGTTCATACCCCAGAAGGGGGTATGAGTATTCTAGCCAACCACATGCCTATAGTAGCCAGTTTAGATACTTCAGCCATCAGAGTGATACGCTTAGATGAAGAAGAAACGGTAGACTATATTGCCATCAATGGAGGCATTTTAAACTTTAATAATAATCGATTGGAAATTGCGACTAGCTATGCCATTCGTGCACGTGATATTGACGAAGCCAAAGTGGAATTGGAACGCCAAGAAGCAGAAGCAGCCATGCAATCTGCCTTGCATCAACACAATACCAAAGAATTCAATCGTGCCAAAATTCAATTGAAACGTGCCATCAACTTAATTACCGTCAGCAAAGAACGGAAGAATTAAGACCTATAAACTAAATAACTCCGAAGCTTCAGCTTATCTTTAAGGGAAGAGATAAGTGGTAAAGCTTCGGAGTTTTTTTATTTTATCATTAATGAATAGTTAAAAACACGCTGATACTGTTGAGCAAAAATGGATAATTTTATAGGACCAAGTTTAGGTAAAAGTTGGAAAAATTGACTATCAAATTGAGTCAAATCTTCATAGTAGAAAATACCATTTTGAAAAAGATATTGAAGCGTAAGCGGGGGTAATTTAATTCCGAAGTATTCTTCACGCAAAAAATTTTTTTGGATTAATGATTGATTAGGTAATTCTAAGGTAGATAGAAGACAGGCCTGTCGACAAATAATCGATTTTAAAATTAGTAGGTCAACATGTTTTAATAATTTGTGAAGTTGCTGGATTGGGACAAACTGGAAGAAGGTATTAGGTTTATTATGAAAAAATGAATAGAGGGGATGCCTTCTATAGAGATAGGTACATAGGGAATCACTAATGGAATAACTTAAGATGTTTTCATCAACAAAAATATATTCCCAATGTAAATAGCTATTTTTTTCGGTTTTTTCAATGAGAAATCCTCTTAAATATAATTCTAATAATAAGTCAGAATCTGAATACCAATGCTTTCTAAGATATTTAATCGGATTAGATTCAAAGACTTTCCAAATGGTAGGAACTTTTTCAAGCATTGCACGTGTTGAATAAGGCGCTGGGATCAAATAGTAATAATTAGAATTGGCAAAAAATACAAGCATATGAATCTCCTTTTTGAGTAAATATAACATAGCTACAATTCTTATAAAAATTAAATTGAAGCAAGAACTTTTAGATAAAAGCTAAAAATGTTATACAAATTATTTCATAATAATAAAATAGATACATAAGAAAAAGTGGATTAAGATAAAATGTGGATAATATATTTTATCTTTGCGAATTATCAAAATTTTTTTTGGATGTTTTTTTAATAAATTCTTAAATACTCAATCAATTAATTGATCAGCCCCGCTTACAACCTTCATCAAATTGTGTTTTGAATGAAATATATGTTGCATTTGAAATGGCTTTACAGTGGCTTTGAGATAATTTTAAAAGAAATATGATTTATCTCAACTAAAATTTGTGTTATTATAGGTTGGAACTTGAAAGGTGGTTTAATATGGCGACAGTTTTATACGGTATGGCAGTACTGATCGTGCGCCTGTTATTCGTTTTTCTAACCTACCAAATGTTAGTGAAAATCAATTGGCAGAGATTATTCACTAAAAAGAATTATTATATGGCTCGCTATGTCTGTATATTCGTTAGCGTAGCGGTAGGACATCTTGTAGGTTCATTTTTTTTAACCATTATGGAAATAATGCGTGACATTTTGTTAACATTATTTTTATAAAATAAATTAGAATTTTCAAACTTATCGTCCACTCCAAAACGATAAGGTTAATTAAAAGGGGATTAATTGAATATGGAAGAAATCATCGTACAAGGTGGTAACCGTTTGGAAGGTGTAGTTAAAGTTGAAGGCGCAAAAAATGCTGTCTTACCAATTCTAGCTGCAACAATTTTAGCAGAAACTGGGACAACTCGTCTAACCAATGTACCAATCTTAGCGGATGTACATACAATTAATGAATTATTAAATCAAATCAATGTTAAAAACACTTTCGATGAACCAAATAATACTGTTGATGTTGATGCAACCGGTGAAGTATTAACGGTGGCTGATTATGATTTCGTTAGTAAAATGCGTGCGTCTATTGTTGTGATGGGACCCTTATTAGCTCGTTATGGTCATGCAAAAGTGGCAATGCCGGGTGGTTGTGCCATTGGAACACGTCCAATTGACTTACATTTAAAAGGTTTTGAAGCCCTAGGGGCAGAAATACATAGTGCGGCTGGTTATGTTGAAGCAAAAGCTGATAAATTAAAAGGGGCTAAAATATATTTAGATTTCCCAAGTGTCGGCGCGACTGAAAACATTATGATGGCTGCAACCTTAGCTGAAGGTGTAACAGTCTTAGAAAACGTGGCAAGAGAACCTGAAATTGTTGATTTAGCGAATTTCTTAAATAAAATGGGCGCTAAAGTAGTCGGTGCCGGAACGGAAACGATTAAAATTACCGGTGTTGAGTCTTTACACGGCACGGAACATGCGATTATTAGTGATCGGATTGAGGCGGGGACTTTTATGGTGGCTGCCGCTGTTACACAAGGTGATGTGTATGTTGAAGGCGCCATTGCCGAACATAACAAACCTTTGATCAGCAAATTGACTGAGATGGGTGTCAAAATTACTGAATACAATGATGGCGTTCGTGTGATTGGACCAGAAACGTTAAAACCAACGGATATCAAAACGATGCCATATCCTGGTTTCCCTACTGATATGCAAGCACAAATGTCAATTGCGCAATTATTAGCGCAAGGGACAAGTTCCTTAACTGAAACAGTTTTTGAAAATCGTTTCATGCATTTTGAAGAATTACGTCGTATGGGTGCAAAATTCACCATTGATCGCCAAAATATTGTTTTATATGGTCCAGCAGAATTTTCAGGTGCTAGTGTTAAAGCTACTGATTTAAGAGCGGCTGCCGCCTTAATTATTGCTGGTTTATGTGCTAAAGGTCTAACCCGTGTTTCGGAATTAAGAAACTTAGACCGTGGCTACTATCGTTTCCATGAAAAATTAGCTGCCTTAGGAGCAAATATCGAACGTGTGAACATTCAACCGGTAGAATCTAAATCCATTACTATTTCCTCACCTACACATGCTAGTTTTGCTTAATTAAAGTTAAGAAGATGTGACAGACTATGAGTAAAGATATCGGGATTGATTTAGGAACCGCCAACATTTTGGTCCATTTAAAAGGACATGGTGTTGTATTAAATGAACCATCAATCTTGGCCATCGATCGGAAGACACAAGAAGTTATTGCTATAGGTAAAGAAGCATATGAAATGATTGGTCGTACACCAGCATCCATTGAAGTCGTACGCCCTTTAAAAGGGGGCGTCATTGCTGACTTTGATTTGGCTGAGGTATTACTCGTCTTATTTCTAGAGAAAATAAATACACGCTCATGGTTTTCAAAACCAAACATTTTAATCTGTTGCCCCTCGAACATCAGTGAAATTGAACAACTTTCACTGGTGGAAGCGGCTGAACGCGCAACAGGTGGCAAAATATATATTGAAGAAGAACCCAAAATCGCTGCGGTGGGGGCTGGGGTTGATTTGTTAAGCCCTCGTGGTAGTATGGTCATTGATTTAGGCGGAGGAACGACGGATATTGCAGTGCTTTCGGCTGGAGATATATTACATAGTGAATCCATAAAAGTAGCCGGCGATGACCTAGATGCTACGATTATTCAATATTTTAAAGATCAGTTTCAGTTATTAATTGGAGAGCGATCGGCTGAGCAAATTAAGATTAAGTTATCGTCAGCGATGCGCTTAGATGAGGCTGAATTAGAATATGCCGTTGTTAAAGGTCGTGATTTAGCGACCGGATTACCACGTTCAATTAATGTCAACTCTAATCATATTTTTGAAGCGATTGAGCACCATTTGATCTCAATTGCTCGTTTAGCTAAAACTGTTTTAGAAGATATCCCACCTGAGATTGCTTCAGATATCATTGAACAAGGTATCATTATTACTGGTGGGGGCGCCTTAATTTATCATATTGATACGTTTTTGACCGATTATCTGAATGTTAGCGTATTAAAAGCGGATCAGCCGATGACTTGTGTGGCGATTGGGACCGGCTTAATGTTGGATTTAATTTTAAGTGGTAAGTTAGAACGCAACCAAATCACCAAAACAAAAGGGAGTCGGGTTGGGCAATTTTTTAAACGCCTAAAACGACGCTTATTGGGTTAGAATCATAACCTATAAGAATGAATCAGGAGAATTAACATGGAACAAGAAGAATATTTGAAAGAATCAGGCTTTTTAAATGCGCTTAAAATAATTGGGAAAATTATTCTCTTTTTATTGTTCGTTGCTTTGTTCTTTGTCATAGGTTTGTTCATTGGTTATTCGGTTATTGGCGATGGTAATTTTTGGGAAGTGCTGAATCAAGATACTTGGCGGCATATCTTTGAGTTTATTGAAATATAATATTCAAGCTGTAGGGTAGGCATCATGAAGAATTGAAGTGAATGATTGGCTTCAATTCTTTATTTGCCTATCCTTTGTTTGCTATAATAGGTATTGTCTATCTATAGCCATGCTTACCCTTGAAAGGAGTGAATGAATGACGCCATTTAGTATGGGAGAGTTACTTCTATATCTTTACCCACTAGTAATGTATGTTATTATTGAATATTTTTTTAAAGATTATTTCAGCTATTTTTCTGGCTGGCCACTCAGTTACTCCGTAATTTTTATCCCTTCTTGGTTAGTCATTATCTATTGGTTCGGAAGAATTATTTTCCAACTAAATATCCTTCCCTTGGCGATTTTTTTGACGACATTCGTCGTTGCGGTTCATTTATACCAGTATGTAAGAACGATTGATGAGTTTACTTACCAAGCTTATTATCCTAAAGTGACCAAAATTATTTTTACCTCTTTATCTGCTTTTTTATTAGGTTTAATTTTGATTCGTTTTTATGAATATTACCATTTACTTTTCACTTAAGTTTGGGAAAATCTCCCACTTTTTTAAAATCCAACTAAATATTAATCTATCAACCTTTCTAGAAGCTGCTAAAATTTTTAGCAGTTTTTTTTTATGGATTTTTGGTTTTTAGTGGTAGAAAGTGGTAGGATGTGGTAGACTATGTTTAACTTAGACTAGGGGGGATTGTCGTGCTAATTGGAGAATATCAACATAATATTGACACAAAAGGCCGACTAATCATGCCGGCTAAGTTTCGCTTTGATCTAGGCTCACAGTTTATTGTTACTCGAGGTCTAGATGGCTGTTTGTTTGGGTATCCGATGAGCAGTTGGGAAGCCTTACAGGAAAAGTTAAAGCAATTACCACTAGCCAAAAAAGACGCGCGTTCGTTTACCCGTTTCTTCTATTCAGCTGCCACTGAAGTAGAAATAGATAAACAAGGACGGATTAATTTGCCGCAAACACTCATCGATTTTGCTGATATTGAGAAAGAATGCCACGTTGTTGGTGTTTCTGATCGTATCGAAATTTGGAGTAGCAAGCGATGGGAAGAATTTGCCACTGTAGCAGCAGAGAGTTTTGAAGATATTGCAGAAGAAATGATTGATTTTGGATTCTAAATAAGGAGGCTCCATCCATGCAGTTTGAACACGAAACGGTTTTGTTAAAAGAAACTATCGATGGATTAGATGTTAATCCAAATGGGATTTATGTGGATTGTACGTTAGGTGGGGCTGGGCATACCAAGTATTTACTGAGTCAATTGTCACCAAGAGGTCATATTTATGCTTTTGATCAAGATTTACAAGCTATTAAAAATGCAGAGATTATTTTAAAAGATGCTATTAAAAACAAACAAGTTACTTTAATTCATAGTAACTTTAGAAATATTACAAATGAATTAACCAAATATCAAGTCCGTTATGTGGATGGGATTTATTATGATTTAGGTGTTTCATCACCGCAATTAGATCAAGCCGAACGTGGTTTCAGTTATCATCAGGAAGCGCCTTTGGATATGCGTATGGATCAAAGTCAAGTCTTAGATGCTAGTGAAGTCGTCAATCACTGGTCGTATGAAGATTTGGTACGGATTATCTATCGCTATGGTGAAGAAAAATTCGCTAAAAGAATTGCTCGTGCCATTGAAAAAGAGCGAGAAGAACGTCCGATTCAAACGACGACACAATTAGCCGAAATAGTTAAAACAGCCATTCCAGCTGCTACACGCCGCACGGGTGGTCATCCCGCCAAGCGAACCTTTCAAGCCATACGGATTGCTGTAAATGATGAATTAGGTGCGATTGAGGACGCTTTAGAGCAAAGTTTGAAGTTGTTAAAGGTTGAAGGTCGCTTAGCCGTTATATCTTTTCACTCATTAGAAGATCGGTTAGTTAAACAATTATTTAAACAAGTTAGTCAATTACCGGAACTACCGCCCAATTTACCGGTATTACCCGATGAAGCACAGGCGGATTATGTCTTAGTTAACCGCAAGCCGATTGTTGCTAGCGAAGAAGAACTTGAACATAATAACCGCTCGCGTAGTGCTAAATTAAGAATTATTGAAAGACGTTATATTCGTTAAGTATAAAGGAGTGAAAATATGGCAGAACCTATCAGAAATTCATCATCTAATTACTATGTTCAATCAGATAAGCAAGAGAGTATTTATTGGCAAGGTAATTTACAAGTCAATCCATCTACAGAGTCTGAAGAGACAGCAGTAAGTTATCAAGATGTTGAAGCTAAGGCTGTTAGGCGCCATGCTTTCCTAAATACATTTGATAAAGTAGTGATTGCATTGGTTTTTGGGGTTTCGTTTGTGTGTTTATGTTTAAACCTCGTGATTCAATATCAAACGGAACCTATTATAGATGCCACGCAAAATTATCAAAGTCACACAGAAGAGATTCAATTGCAAACGAAAATTTTAATAAATGAAATTGCCGAACAATATGATTATGATATAATAAAGCAAGTTGCAGAACAAGAAGGGATGCAATTAGAAAAATCAAGAGTTAGGAATGTCGGGAATCAATGAAAATACGAAATACGAGAGAGAATCATAACATTCTTTTATTAGCTATTTTTGCCATCCTCACCTTACTTGTATTGCTTATCCGTTTTGGGGAATTAACCATTGCTAAACAATCAAATGGTGTAGACTTAGTTAGCTATGATCAAACGCACGATCAGAATAGAAGTAGTATTACCAATGCGAAAAGAGGGACCATTTTTGATTCAAGTGGGCAGCCTATTGCTTTGGATGCTACTTCTTATTCTATTTATGCCGTCCTTAGAAGTAGTTGGAGTGATAATGTCGTGGAAGATGTTGATAAAACGGCAGAAGCTTTAGCAAAGCACCTCGATTTAAGTCGGGATGAGATATTAGATATCTTATTGAATTTTGAGGCTAGCCAAGTTGAGTTTGGAACCGCTGGTATTAATTTAAGCCCTCAAACAAAAGAAGCGATTGAAGCAGAAAATCTACCAGGGATTATCTTAGTGAGTTCAACCCATCGCCAATATATTAATGATGTCTTTGCCTCCCACCTCATCGGTTATGCTATTCCATCTTTAGAAGCCAATGATAGTCAAGCAACGATTTTAGAAGGTCAAATTGGTATCGAAGCGGCTTACGATGAACGTCTAAGTGGTGAAGCTATCTACTCGCAACAAGAAGCTGAGGGGATTTATTCAGATAGTCTGTTAGGCGAGGATATCTATTTAACGTTAGAAGGTCGTATACAAAACTACTTAGAAGATTTAATGGATCAAGTCTATAACCGCTATTTACCCAAGGAATTAAATGCTTATTTAGTTGAGTTGGATACTGGAAAATTATTGGCAGCTAGTCAGCGTCCAACCTTTCAATTATCAACGCGTGAAGGGATTGAAACCGAATGGCGCAATTTTATTGTGCAAGAAAGTGATGAACCGGGTTCAACTATTAAGATTTTAACCTTGGCTATGGCTAAAGAGCTTGACCTATACGATGATAACGAAACGTTTAAGTCCGGTTCGGTTGAAGTATATGACCAAACCGTGCGTGATTATAATTTATACGGTTGGGGTGATATCACTTTCCAAGAAGGTCTCGTTCACTCTTCGAATGTTGGTATGGTGTATTTGGTGCAACGAATTGGACTCGAACGATGGGTCGAGATTTTAGAAGACTTTGGCTTTGGTCAATCAACGGAGTCGAATTTACCCAATGAATCGTCGGGTTACTTACAGTTTGACAATCCAGTATCCATTATGATGTCTGGTTTTGGCCAATCGTTTTCAGCCACACCTATGCAATTGATGCAAGCTTATACGACCATCGGTAATGAAGGTGAAATGCTTAAAATACAGTATTTGGACCATATTGGTGATCGCAATGATTCAAGCTATGAAGTACAATCTTTAGGACAAAAGATAAGTCCTGAAACCGCCCGTTATATTTTAGACTCGATGGTTTTAACGGTGGAGCATCCGGAAGGGACAGCCCGGCCTTTTTATAATAATGACGTGCGGATTGCAGCTAAAACAGGGACCGCTGAAATTGCTGATGCAGAAAATGGGGGATATTTAACCGGTCCCAATGATTTTTATCACTCGGTCGTTGCCTTTTATCCCGCAGAAGATCCGCAATATATGGTGTATTTATCGATGCAACAACCCTCACAAAGTTATGGTTTAAATGGATCACAAATATTAGCTCAAATTTTTCATCCCTTAGTTGAATATTCATTAATCAATCAATAGAAAGCAGGAACAGTATGTTAGCTACGCAATTAATTAAAGTATTAGGAGATTATCAGCTATTCGGACAACCGCTTGATGAATTAGCTAACATCGATACCTTAATCAATGATTCGCGTCAAGCCCAAACGAATAGTTGTTTTATCGCCATCAAAGGTGAAAATTTTGATGGCCATCAAGCCATAGAAGCGGTTGTAGCCCAAGGCACACAGTTACTAATTGTAGAAAAGTGGGAGGATGCTTGGTTAAAGCTAGAGGCTAGTTTTATCTTAGTTCCCTCGACTTATCGTGCACAAGCCATTTTAGCCAATCAATTTTATGGTGAACCAACGACAAAAATGAATGTGGTAGCTGTGACGGGAACCAATGGTAAAACAACCACCTCTTCGATTATTAGTGATTTATTGAATGTTTTAGGTCATAAAACAGGTTTAATTGGTACCATCCATTATAAGGTGGATCAAACCTATTATCCTGCTGTTAATACCACACCGAATGCTTTAAGGCTACAAGAACTATTTAGTGAAATGGTTGAAGTAGGTGTCAAAGATGCGATTATTGAAGCTTCTTCACATGCCTTAGCTTTAGGACGCTTATGGTATACGGATGTTGATTGTGCTATTTTCACCAATATTACCCGAGAACACTTAGATTTCCATAAAACAATGGAAGCTTATACATACGCAAAAAGCTTATTATTCGCTCAATTAGGTCAAAAATTCAATGATGGGAAACCGCGTTTAGCCATATTAAATGCGGATGATGACCATTCACCTATTATGGCCCAAGCAACGGGCGCTAATATTGTCACCTATAGTTTAAGTGATTCAAAGGCAACGGCTTATATGACTGAATTCCATTCAGGTGTGGGAACGATTGATTTTAAATTTGTCTACCATCAAACCGAATATGCCGTGCAATTGCCCATGCTTGGTGAGTATAATATATCTAATTATCTGGCAGCTTTCCTTTGTCTGGTGACCTTTTATCAATTTGAGCCTGAGGCGGTCGTAAACGCTACGACATCCTTTAAAGGTGTTTCCGGACGCATGCAAGCGATTAATCGCGGTCAAAATTTTACTGCCATAGTCGATTTTGCGCATACGCCGGATGCCATTGAACATGTCCTTAAAGAATTAACGCGTAAGAAAAAACAACGCTTGATTGTCTTGTTTGGCCATAGCGGGGGTAATCGTGATAGTCAAGCACGTCCCGAAATCGGGGATATTTTATTTGAATATGCTGATTATATCGTATTTACAGCGGATAATCCGCGCTTTGAACCCGTGGCTAAAATTTGTCGTGAGTTAATTCAAAATCACACTGAAAAACCTTATACAATTATTGAAGATCGAAAAGAAGCCATTCAACATGCTGTCCAAGAAGCTAAAGTGGATGATATTATTTTGTTTGCAGGTAAAGGTGGGGAATCCTATCAAGTGATTGGTAATGAAAATGTCCCTTATAACGAAGCTGAGACTGTGACAGCCACGATTGATGACTTGTTGAACAAAGACTAAAAATAATAAGGAGCTAAAGATTTTTATGGAAATTGTACTTTCTTTTGCTGTAGCCTTTGCGTTAACAGTATCAATTATGCCTTTCTATATTGGATATTTTAAGTATAGACAAATTGGCCAAAAAACGCGTGAAGAAGGACCGACCTGGCATGAAATAAAAACAGGAACCCCGACGATGGGAGGGGCTGTATTTGTTTTCAGTATTATTGTAACAGCCATAGGCTCAGCTTATTTTCTTGATATGTTAAACGGTTCATTGTGGATGATTGTCTTAACCTTTCTTTTGTTTGGTGGCATTGGTTTTGTCGATGATTTTATTAGTATTTTTAAAAACCGTAATGAGGGTTTAACGGCTAAACAGAAATTCATCACACAGTTAATCTTCTCAGCTGTTGTGATTGCTGTGGGAGCTTTTACGAACGTGTCATTTTACATTCCATTTGGTTTATTTGATATCAGTCATCCTGTTTTGGTAGCTATTTTTGCTTTCTTTTGGATTACAGGTTTTTCTAATGCGGTTAATTTAACCGATGGCTTAGATGGTTTAGCAACAGGATTAAGCATTATTGCTTATAGTGCGTATTTCTATTTAGCTATTTTAGAAAATAATATGACCATTGCGATGGTTTGTTTAGTAGTTGTAGGTGCATTATTAGGGTTTTTATTTTATAATAAGAAGCCAGCGAAAATATTTATGGGTGACGTCGGTTCCCTTGCTTTAGGAGCTGGATTAGCGGTTATTTCAATTCTGCTTAACCATCCATGGAGTTTGTTGATTATCGGTATTGTTTT
This window of the Fundicoccus culcitae genome carries:
- the atpD gene encoding F0F1 ATP synthase subunit beta, with the translated sequence MRMGQISQVIGPVVDVTFPIEGGVPDIHHALVVQKTAETNSEKLDLENPQYETVTLEVALDLGEGVVRTIAMESTDGLARGMVVVDKGEAISVPVGEQTLGRVFNVLGDSIDDKPALEDNATERWGIHRNPPTYENLSSNFEILETGIKVIDLLAPYLKGGKIGLFGGAGVGKTVLIQELIHNIAEQLGGISVFAGVGERTREGNDLVFEMRESGVSKRTAMVFGQMNEPPGARMRVVLSGLTMAEYFRDVLKQDVLLFIDNIYRFTQAGSEVSALLGRMPSAVGYQPTLASEMGSMQERITSTKDGSITSIQAVYVPADDYTDPAPATTFAHLDATTNLERRIAEQGIYPAVDPLASSSSALSEEIVGARHYKIARDVQLILQRYRELQDIIAILGIDELSDDEKRIVKRARRIQFFLSQNFHVAEAFTGVQGSFVTIEETLSGFEGIVEGKYDHLPEEAFRNVGSIDMVIEKAKQLGTDNLDDSI
- the atpC gene encoding ATP synthase F1 subunit epsilon, with the translated sequence MENQPTSYIQVVVYSPEGEIYNHRSKSCNVHTPEGGMSILANHMPIVASLDTSAIRVIRLDEEETVDYIAINGGILNFNNNRLEIATSYAIRARDIDEAKVELERQEAEAAMQSALHQHNTKEFNRAKIQLKRAINLITVSKERKN
- a CDS encoding DUF1146 family protein encodes the protein MATVLYGMAVLIVRLLFVFLTYQMLVKINWQRLFTKKNYYMARYVCIFVSVAVGHLVGSFFLTIMEIMRDILLTLFL
- the murA gene encoding UDP-N-acetylglucosamine 1-carboxyvinyltransferase, translated to MEEIIVQGGNRLEGVVKVEGAKNAVLPILAATILAETGTTRLTNVPILADVHTINELLNQINVKNTFDEPNNTVDVDATGEVLTVADYDFVSKMRASIVVMGPLLARYGHAKVAMPGGCAIGTRPIDLHLKGFEALGAEIHSAAGYVEAKADKLKGAKIYLDFPSVGATENIMMAATLAEGVTVLENVAREPEIVDLANFLNKMGAKVVGAGTETIKITGVESLHGTEHAIISDRIEAGTFMVAAAVTQGDVYVEGAIAEHNKPLISKLTEMGVKITEYNDGVRVIGPETLKPTDIKTMPYPGFPTDMQAQMSIAQLLAQGTSSLTETVFENRFMHFEELRRMGAKFTIDRQNIVLYGPAEFSGASVKATDLRAAAALIIAGLCAKGLTRVSELRNLDRGYYRFHEKLAALGANIERVNIQPVESKSITISSPTHASFA
- the mreB gene encoding rod shape-determining protein, whose product is MSKDIGIDLGTANILVHLKGHGVVLNEPSILAIDRKTQEVIAIGKEAYEMIGRTPASIEVVRPLKGGVIADFDLAEVLLVLFLEKINTRSWFSKPNILICCPSNISEIEQLSLVEAAERATGGKIYIEEEPKIAAVGAGVDLLSPRGSMVIDLGGGTTDIAVLSAGDILHSESIKVAGDDLDATIIQYFKDQFQLLIGERSAEQIKIKLSSAMRLDEAELEYAVVKGRDLATGLPRSINVNSNHIFEAIEHHLISIARLAKTVLEDIPPEIASDIIEQGIIITGGGALIYHIDTFLTDYLNVSVLKADQPMTCVAIGTGLMLDLILSGKLERNQITKTKGSRVGQFFKRLKRRLLG
- a CDS encoding DNA-directed RNA polymerase subunit beta, with protein sequence MEQEEYLKESGFLNALKIIGKIILFLLFVALFFVIGLFIGYSVIGDGNFWEVLNQDTWRHIFEFIEI
- the mraZ gene encoding division/cell wall cluster transcriptional repressor MraZ gives rise to the protein MLIGEYQHNIDTKGRLIMPAKFRFDLGSQFIVTRGLDGCLFGYPMSSWEALQEKLKQLPLAKKDARSFTRFFYSAATEVEIDKQGRINLPQTLIDFADIEKECHVVGVSDRIEIWSSKRWEEFATVAAESFEDIAEEMIDFGF
- the rsmH gene encoding 16S rRNA (cytosine(1402)-N(4))-methyltransferase RsmH: MQFEHETVLLKETIDGLDVNPNGIYVDCTLGGAGHTKYLLSQLSPRGHIYAFDQDLQAIKNAEIILKDAIKNKQVTLIHSNFRNITNELTKYQVRYVDGIYYDLGVSSPQLDQAERGFSYHQEAPLDMRMDQSQVLDASEVVNHWSYEDLVRIIYRYGEEKFAKRIARAIEKEREERPIQTTTQLAEIVKTAIPAATRRTGGHPAKRTFQAIRIAVNDELGAIEDALEQSLKLLKVEGRLAVISFHSLEDRLVKQLFKQVSQLPELPPNLPVLPDEAQADYVLVNRKPIVASEEELEHNNRSRSAKLRIIERRYIR
- a CDS encoding peptidoglycan D,D-transpeptidase FtsI family protein, giving the protein MKIRNTRENHNILLLAIFAILTLLVLLIRFGELTIAKQSNGVDLVSYDQTHDQNRSSITNAKRGTIFDSSGQPIALDATSYSIYAVLRSSWSDNVVEDVDKTAEALAKHLDLSRDEILDILLNFEASQVEFGTAGINLSPQTKEAIEAENLPGIILVSSTHRQYINDVFASHLIGYAIPSLEANDSQATILEGQIGIEAAYDERLSGEAIYSQQEAEGIYSDSLLGEDIYLTLEGRIQNYLEDLMDQVYNRYLPKELNAYLVELDTGKLLAASQRPTFQLSTREGIETEWRNFIVQESDEPGSTIKILTLAMAKELDLYDDNETFKSGSVEVYDQTVRDYNLYGWGDITFQEGLVHSSNVGMVYLVQRIGLERWVEILEDFGFGQSTESNLPNESSGYLQFDNPVSIMMSGFGQSFSATPMQLMQAYTTIGNEGEMLKIQYLDHIGDRNDSSYEVQSLGQKISPETARYILDSMVLTVEHPEGTARPFYNNDVRIAAKTGTAEIADAENGGYLTGPNDFYHSVVAFYPAEDPQYMVYLSMQQPSQSYGLNGSQILAQIFHPLVEYSLINQ